A stretch of the Candidatus Kaelpia imicola genome encodes the following:
- a CDS encoding site-2 protease family protein, which produces MKGAFRILKVWDIDINIHITFFVLPIFFWYIYGLTGLFIIFAVFTCVAAHELTHSVIAKSFGVEVDKITLLPIGGIANMRSFPQTSKQEFIISISGPLFNILLAVVLYLPLKAILGFEVLMHPNPGTWPGAVAYAFWVNPVLAGFNLLPAFPMDGGRILRSLLAIKLSYKKATKIAAVFGHIFALIFAFIALLMQPPNLILLLIAFFIFQAASQEDSAAALKDTLDRVNVGDVLVDKLYTISSQAKMEEVLNIALDVAQKDFPALDSSDNTVGFLPREKVVAAAGSKELDRKVEDFMLKEFISLKSREPLSSAYVKMENSKLKALPVIDDGVLKGVLTLEDISKVYRLYSRDRGRR; this is translated from the coding sequence GTGAAAGGGGCATTTAGAATACTTAAAGTATGGGATATAGATATAAATATCCATATAACTTTTTTCGTTTTACCGATTTTTTTCTGGTATATATACGGATTGACCGGTCTCTTTATAATCTTTGCAGTATTTACATGCGTTGCGGCTCATGAGTTGACTCATAGTGTTATTGCAAAGAGTTTCGGTGTTGAGGTAGATAAGATAACGCTGCTTCCTATAGGCGGTATAGCCAATATGCGCTCTTTTCCTCAAACATCAAAGCAGGAGTTTATAATATCCATCTCTGGACCTCTCTTCAATATTTTACTGGCAGTTGTTCTCTACCTGCCTTTGAAAGCAATCTTAGGTTTTGAGGTTTTGATGCATCCTAATCCTGGAACCTGGCCAGGAGCAGTTGCTTATGCTTTTTGGGTCAATCCTGTCTTGGCAGGCTTCAATCTTCTCCCGGCTTTTCCAATGGATGGCGGCAGAATATTAAGATCGCTCCTGGCAATTAAACTCTCTTATAAGAAGGCTACAAAGATAGCAGCAGTCTTTGGACATATATTTGCGCTGATATTTGCGTTTATAGCATTATTGATGCAGCCGCCTAACCTAATATTGCTTTTAATAGCATTCTTTATATTTCAAGCCGCATCTCAGGAGGATTCAGCAGCCGCTTTAAAAGATACCTTAGACAGGGTGAATGTGGGAGATGTTCTGGTAGATAAATTATATACCATATCTTCTCAGGCCAAGATGGAAGAGGTTTTGAATATTGCTCTAGATGTTGCCCAAAAAGATTTCCCCGCATTAGACTCAAGCGACAATACGGTTGGTTTCTTGCCGCGTGAAAAAGTAGTTGCGGCAGCGGGAAGTAAAGAGCTGGATAGAAAGGTGGAAGATTTTATGCTCAAGGAGTTCATATCTTTAAAGAGCAGAGAGCCGCTCTCTTCTGCCTATGTTAAGATGGAAAACAGCAAGTTAAAAGCTTTGCCGGTCATAGATGATGGAGTTTTAAAAGGTGTTTTGACGTTAGAGGATATAAGTAAGGTATATAGACTCTATTCGAGAGATAGAGGCAGGAGGTAA
- the rpe gene encoding ribulose-phosphate 3-epimerase, which produces MLYYPDIKVAPSILSADYSNLERDLKDLEDKGADLFHIDIMDGHFVPNLTIGPGVIKDIRKITDLVLDVHLMIEDPEFFIPKFIDAGADIIDFHVEAFLKERKLNLKKLTEVYNGVKGVRKGLTINPPTDVAYFKKILANIDLDFILIMSVNPGFGGQAFIVRVLDKVRTLREEYGFKGDIQIDGGINAETSSPALEAGCNILVTGNYILNALDRGEAMSKLRNNISNYKGGAG; this is translated from the coding sequence ATGTTATACTATCCAGATATTAAGGTTGCACCTTCAATATTGTCGGCAGACTATTCTAACTTAGAGCGGGATTTAAAAGATCTGGAAGATAAGGGTGCAGATCTCTTCCATATCGATATTATGGATGGGCATTTTGTCCCGAACCTAACAATAGGCCCTGGAGTAATCAAAGATATCAGGAAGATTACCGATCTAGTATTGGATGTACACCTTATGATTGAGGATCCTGAGTTTTTTATTCCGAAGTTTATAGATGCCGGGGCTGATATAATAGACTTCCATGTTGAAGCATTTTTAAAAGAAAGAAAGCTGAACTTAAAGAAACTTACTGAAGTATATAACGGAGTAAAAGGAGTTCGCAAGGGCTTGACAATAAACCCGCCTACAGATGTTGCTTATTTTAAAAAGATATTGGCCAATATAGACTTGGATTTTATACTTATCATGTCGGTTAATCCAGGTTTCGGTGGACAGGCTTTTATAGTCCGGGTCTTAGATAAGGTAAGAACGTTAAGAGAGGAATATGGTTTTAAAGGCGATATTCAGATAGACGGCGGTATAAACGCAGAGACCTCATCTCCCGCTCTAGAGGCGGGGTGTAATATTTTAGTCACAGGTAACTATATACTTAATGCTCTTGATAGAGGAGAGGCTATGTCTAAACTTAGGAATAATATATCTAATTATAAAGGAGGAGCTGGATGA
- a CDS encoding phosphoglucomutase/phosphomannomutase family protein: MIRFGTDGWRAVIGDEYTFQNVKRVAQAYAKSLKSKKKRDLRVAVGFDTRFLSPEFAKAAAAVLAANGIKVDLFKTVLPSPSLCLTIINKGLSGGLMITASHNPYNFNGIKIKTEKGSPASGEDTERVERLIGTSALKELDFEEAKKTKKIREVEYRQEYLKHLKSYVDFNLIKSKSLKIIHDSMYGAGGNLIAELFKDTKVTVDTIRGEVNPSFCGISPEPIPKNLSLTIKEMKKREYDLAIVTDGDGDRIGAVLPGGKFLSPGWIMALLLIHFVKNRKERGAVVKTLSNSSLIKKIASDYGLKLYETPVGFKHIAEIMQQQDVLIGGEESGGIGFKDYIPERDGILSGLLLIEMMAYENRGIEEIVSSVEKKFGNYHYQRIDIDYSERLKSKLFQKFKRKKIKKIAGYDVVNYEDYDGVKFTLKDGSWLIFRFSGTEPILRVYSEAKSIKKVKELLDFGSKFALSIK; encoded by the coding sequence ATGATAAGGTTTGGTACCGATGGATGGCGTGCTGTCATTGGAGATGAATATACATTTCAGAACGTAAAGAGGGTGGCACAGGCATATGCTAAGAGTTTGAAATCAAAAAAGAAAAGAGACCTGAGGGTTGCAGTTGGTTTTGATACCAGATTTCTCTCTCCTGAATTTGCAAAAGCAGCAGCAGCAGTATTAGCTGCAAATGGAATAAAAGTTGATCTGTTTAAAACAGTTCTCCCTTCTCCTTCGCTCTGTTTGACAATAATTAACAAGGGATTATCAGGCGGGCTTATGATAACTGCAAGTCATAACCCTTACAATTTCAACGGAATAAAGATAAAAACTGAAAAAGGTTCGCCTGCTTCAGGAGAGGATACAGAGAGAGTAGAGAGATTGATTGGAACGTCAGCTTTAAAAGAGCTTGATTTTGAAGAGGCTAAAAAGACAAAGAAAATAAGAGAGGTTGAATATAGGCAGGAGTATCTAAAACATCTTAAGTCTTACGTAGATTTTAATTTGATAAAGAGTAAGTCTTTAAAAATCATTCATGATTCTATGTATGGTGCCGGTGGAAACCTGATAGCAGAGCTATTTAAGGATACCAAAGTTACTGTGGATACGATCAGAGGAGAGGTAAATCCTTCTTTCTGCGGAATAAGTCCTGAGCCGATACCTAAGAATCTATCTTTGACAATAAAAGAGATGAAAAAGAGAGAGTATGACCTGGCTATTGTAACGGATGGAGATGGAGACAGGATAGGGGCAGTTTTGCCGGGAGGTAAATTCTTATCCCCCGGCTGGATAATGGCGCTTCTTCTGATACATTTTGTCAAAAACAGAAAAGAGAGGGGAGCGGTAGTTAAGACTCTCTCTAATAGCTCTCTGATAAAGAAGATAGCCTCTGATTACGGCCTTAAGCTCTATGAGACCCCTGTAGGTTTTAAGCATATTGCAGAGATAATGCAGCAGCAGGATGTTCTTATAGGGGGTGAAGAATCAGGTGGAATTGGGTTTAAAGATTATATACCCGAAAGAGATGGCATCTTAAGCGGTCTATTGCTCATTGAGATGATGGCTTATGAAAATAGAGGTATTGAAGAGATCGTCTCTAGTGTTGAGAAGAAATTTGGGAACTATCATTACCAAAGAATAGATATAGATTATTCTGAAAGGTTGAAATCAAAATTATTTCAAAAGTTCAAACGTAAGAAGATTAAGAAGATAGCAGGTTACGATGTTGTGAATTATGAAGATTATGACGGCGTAAAGTTCACTCTTAAAGACGGAAGCTGGCTTATCTTCAGGTTCTCTGGTACTGAGCCGATATTAAGGGTATATTCAGAAGCAAAATCAATTAAAAAAGTTAAGGAGCTGCTTGATTTCGGTAGTAAATTTGCATTATCGATAAAGTAG